A genome region from Planctomycetota bacterium includes the following:
- the tatC gene encoding twin-arginine translocase subunit TatC, which translates to MATDMVNRLRRPVEEEPEVRMTFAEHIEELRQRLLKCVIFLCAALVASMIFKDALIAFIVEPHFKAMRMLGLSEAESKLLPGSYGGAPLAFMKLAFIVSLFVSSPWIGYQLWAFVSAGLYRHERKWVVRFAPLSFLLFCGGCVFGYVVLVPLCLVGLANFMGAKFFTNQYLFADYLNLVMLMTIILGGVFQVPLIMVFLSKIGLVHPSSYNKWRRAAIIANVIFAAVVTPADVITMILVAVPLLLLYEVGVVLSYLLAPPARKPA; encoded by the coding sequence ATGGCCACGGACATGGTGAACCGGCTCCGCCGGCCGGTGGAGGAGGAACCCGAGGTCCGGATGACCTTTGCGGAGCACATCGAGGAGCTCCGCCAACGCCTCCTCAAGTGCGTGATTTTCCTTTGCGCGGCCCTGGTGGCCTCCATGATCTTCAAGGACGCCCTCATCGCCTTCATCGTGGAGCCGCACTTCAAGGCGATGAGAATGCTCGGTCTTTCCGAGGCGGAATCCAAGCTTCTGCCGGGAAGCTACGGCGGGGCGCCGCTGGCCTTCATGAAGCTGGCGTTCATCGTGTCGCTCTTCGTGTCGTCTCCGTGGATCGGGTACCAGCTCTGGGCGTTCGTCAGCGCGGGGCTCTACCGGCATGAGCGCAAGTGGGTCGTGCGGTTCGCCCCCCTCTCGTTCCTGCTGTTCTGCGGCGGCTGCGTCTTCGGATACGTCGTCCTAGTTCCCCTGTGTCTGGTGGGACTGGCGAACTTCATGGGGGCGAAATTCTTCACCAATCAGTATCTTTTCGCGGACTACCTGAACCTCGTGATGCTGATGACCATCATTCTGGGAGGGGTCTTCCAGGTTCCCCTTATCATGGTCTTTCTGTCCAAGATCGGCCTGGTTCACCCGTCCTCCTACAACAAGTGGCGCCGGGCGGCGATCATCGCCAACGTGATCTTCGCCGCGGTCGTCACCCCGGCGGACGTCATCACGATGATCCTGGTGGCCGTCCCTCTCCTCCTTCTTTATGAAGTCGGCGTCGTGCTTTCCTACCTGCTGGCCCCTCCCGCCCGAAAACCTGCATGA